Genomic window (uncultured Hyphomonas sp.):
AGGAAGACGAGTCCTGCATGCATGACCTGCGGATCGATGATGACGGTCCCTGCATCTCGCTGGTCGTGGATGAAGGCAAGCTCAGGTTCGCCAATCCCCTGCTTCGCCTGTTCCAGCCCGTTGTCGGAATTTAACCGGTCGGCGCTTACCGACCAGAAGGTTCCGTCAGGAAACGCTCTGGTTCGCTGACCAGACACGCATGAAATTACCACCAAGAAAAGCTGCCAGCTCCTGCTCGCTCATGCCTTTGCGGCGCAACAGGGCGACGAGATCTGGCAGCCGGCGGTAATCATCGAAAACCGGCTTGTAGTTGGCATCCATATCCGTGCCGAGACAGACATGCTCTATCCCGACCATGTCGATCAGCTGGAAAATCCTGTCCGCGAAACCGGCAAGATCACTCACTTCGATACCCGCCGGCCAGGCGCCAATGATCCCGCCAGCGTCCGCCGCCGCCCTGGCCAGCTCCAGTGATATGAACCGCGGATGATAAGAATGCGCCGAGCTGATGTGCGTATGCGTAAACATGACCGGCCGGGTACTGAGCTCCAGCGCCCTGAACGCACCCGCTTCCGCCATGTGGGACAAGTCGATGACCATGCCCAGGCGGTTCATCTCGCGCACGATGGCATCGCCGTCCGATGTCAGGCCGCCATGAACCGGCGAATTGGTCATGGCATCGGCCAGATCGTTTGTCCGATAGTGAACGAGGGTCACAGACCGCACGCCATCCTCATAGGCTTCACGTACCCGCTCTACAGACCCGTCGAGGAAGTCACCGCCTTCCACCGTCCAGATCGCGCCCGGCCGCTGCGCCGGGCGTAGGTTTGACAGCTGATCCGGGGCAAGTATTTCGGTCACCAAACCGTCTTTGGCCAGGCGCTTTAGATTCCCGATCTGTACCTTGTAGCTTTCCCAGGCTTCGCCCTCATTGAAGGGCCGCTGCGCTTCGAGGCCTTTCCCTTTTGCCAGATTGAGCACATTGAAATCAGACACCGCCGCAAAGCAGGCAGCTGCAAGGTGCCCACGCCGCATGTCACTGATCGTGCGCCGCTCAAAGCCGGACTGCGCCTTGTAGACCTTCAGGAGCGGCGCGAGCCCCGACGCATCGCGGGCAAAGGTTCGGCCGGGATGGGCATGACTGTCGATGGCGGGGTACTTGTCCAGCAAGGCAATCGCCGCGGCGCGCTCTTCGTCCGAGACTTCGAACCCGAGAGGCGCCGCCGCTGGCCGCTTGCGCAGCCAGTAAGCTCCATAGGCCACTCCCGTTCCAGCGACGAGACCACCGCCGATCAAGGCGCGTCGTGTCAGTTTTCCCATTCTACCGTCCCTCCCCAGGGCTACGCCTCACGCCGTTGCGCTCAACGACGCGAACTCCTCGATCGCCTCATCTGCTGTGAGGGCGAACCCATAGGACGCGAGCTTTCCGATTGTCGCTTGATAAGATTCCATCAGGTAGGTCGTGGTCGCATCACTCACTACCCGCGTGACGTATCCATAATCGAGGGCGACACGGATCGTGGTCTCCACGCATTCGTCTGTCAGGAAGCCCACCACGATCAGGTGTTCGATTCCCATATTCCGCAGCGTGGAATCGAGACTGGTGCCGGTGAAGGCGCCGCTGGCGGTTTTGGTGATGACGATTTCGCTATTTATCGGTTTGGTCGGTTCGAGGAATTTTGCACCCGCACTTCCGGGCGGAAAATTCCAGCCGAGACGGCTGTGCAGCTGGCTTGTGTCGCGCCCGGTGTCTGACATGGACTGAATTTTCACGTGGATCGGCGGGATCCCCGCAGCCCTTGCTGCGTCCAGCACACGCGCAGCCTGGACTACTGCAGCATTAAACCGGACTTCGTAGTCACTGAGCGCGGCCCGGACAGCGTCTTCCGGCAACCCAGCCTCAACAGCATTTTTCAAATGATAGGAAGGCTCCGCCAGATGCTGGATGTCGATCAGTAGAAGCGCGGTGTTGTCCTGCGCCATCTTCGGCGGCGCCTTGGGCGCCTTGGAGGACGCGCTCAGGATCTCGGTCAAGCCAACCTCGCGGCTGGCAGTTTCCACAGGCTGACTGGCTGTCATCATACTTTCCTTTTCAATGGGGTTTTAGCGCTCGGCCTTGAACGGATCCTGGCTGGCCTCGCGTACGTGACGCTTACCCTTCGCGCTCAACAGGCCGCCAAGGTTCACCTCGAAAACCCGTGCAACGAGTTGTTCATCATCGAGTGCCTCCGGCGCTATATATTGCAGCTGTTCGGCCGAATAGATGTGCGCAAGGCCCAAAGCCGTCGTCTGCAAAGAGGTCTTCACCACCGCCATGTCCACTTCAAGAAACAGGCCCGCTTCCATACATTCGCGCGTCAGCGCGGTTGTCAGATCCAGCGCCTTCTTGCGCAGCGACTGATACTCCGGCGAGGCAAGCATTTCCTCCGTCTCCAAACTCTTCATGAGACGGAAATAGCCGGGATGGGTCCGGCCGAAGAGGACGTAGGCGTGCCCGATCGCGATAAGACGGGCGAGTGGCGACGGCTTCGACAAGCTGATCGCCCTATTCCGGTAGTCTTCCTGAATGGCGTAGCCGGCGATAGCTGTTTCAACGAGCAGGCTCTGCTTGCTTTCGAAGTGACGGTAAATCGCAGGCGTCGAAGTGCCGACCAGTTTGGCGACATCCTTCAACTGGAAATCAAGTGAAGACTTCTGAGCGATCAACCTGGCGACGGATTCGATGATCGCATTGCGAAGATCGCCGTGGTGGTAACCGGCTTTCTTCACAATGCCACGTTTCGCGGCGGCTCTGACATTTGCCATGTCTTTTATGTCACTCGATGCTTCAAAAGCCATTCTGCACCAGAACGGTGCGTTGACACAGCAATGTTAACTTAATTAACTTGGCGGTCAACATCTGGGTAAGTTGCGCCTTTGCATGACGTTTCCTCCCGCTGGGGCACTTCCGGATTTCAGATAGTCAAATAAGGGAAGAAAAGAATGACGTCTAAACTCCTCATGGGGGCGAGCTGCCTCATCCTGTCCGCTGCCGCCCCGTGGGCAACCGCGGTGGCACAGACCGAATCGACCGATACGCCTGTTGCCGCCCAGGGCACCAATGGCGACGAAGAAGCGAAAGTCTACGAAAGCATCGTCGTGACCGCCACGCGGCGCGCCGAGAAGCTGTCTGAAGTTCCGATTGCGATGTCCGTCTTCGGCGACGACGCCATCGACCAGACCAGCGTGCGCGAACTGTCAGAAATCTCGGAATACATCCCGAACGTCTCGATCTCCGGCCATAACGACTTCCGCTCCGTCATCACCATTCGCGGCGTCGGCTCGGCCTCCCGCAATATCGGTTTCGACAGCCGCGTCGGCGTCTATGTCGACGGCGTCTATATGGGCCAGTCCCCGGCCGTGAACCAGGAACTGCTGGACCTTGAGCGCGTCGAAGTGCTGCGCGGGCCTCAGGGCATGCTGTTCGGCAAGAACACCGTCGCTGGCGCTATCAGCCTAGTCACCAAGAAGCCGTCCGACGAATTCTACGGCAAGGCCAGCGTCAATGTCGGCAACTACAACCTGCGCGAACTGCAAGGCATGGTGAATTTGCCAATCGCGAAGAACGTTGCCGCCAAGCTCTCGATCTCCAAGACGGACCGCGATGGCTACATCGACAATATCACAACCGGCAATGACCTCGACACCAAAGACGTGCTGGCTTATCGCGCCCAGCTGCGCATCACGCCGACGGACAAGCTCGAGATCAACCTCGCCTATGACGGTCTGAAGACCGACAACAAGATTCTCGTTGGCGAGCCCCTCACCGACACGCTCGGCATTCAGAAGGTCACGATCGCTCCGGAACCGCGCAAAGTCGCATTTGATTTTGACCCCACCGAAGACCGCGATGTCTCCGGTGCCATGATGGACCTGACCTACAAGTTCGACAACGGCTTCACCGCCAAGTCGATCACCGGCTACCGCGATACGGAAGCGAACTACAAGAACGCAACCGACTATGCGCCAGTTTCGATGCTCTACGTCGAATATGGCGACAAGTTCGAACAGTTGAGCCAGGAATTCCAGCTCATCTCGCCGGACGACAACGCGTTCACCTACATGGCCGGCCTCTACTATTACAATCAGAGTGCCGACACGAACCGGGACGTGTTCCTTGGTGACGACTTTCTGACAGCCTTTATCCAGCCGGTTGTGGCCCCAAGCGTTGCGCCGCTGTTGAACCTGGATCCTAACAACCTGACCGAAGCGCAATTGGCCTTCATCTCGTCACTCGCGGGCTTTGGCCCGGTTGGATCGAAGGTCATCAACGCCGGCACGGTCGATACCGAAAGCTTCGCAGCCTATTTCAACGGCAGCTATGACTTTGCCGACCGCTGGACCCTCGGCTTCGGCCTGCGTTACAGCGTCGAAGACAAGGATGTGAACTGGCTGCTCGATGGCCGCAATTCCGGCGTCTTCAGAATCGGCTCGACCAATGTTGCACCGGGCGATTCGACCACGGTCCCTACGCCGCTGGTCAATGACCGGCGCGACAGCTTCCTGTCGCCGGCCGTCAGCCTCAGCTATGCCGTCACAGACCAGAGCAATCTTTATGTGAAGTATTCCTCCGGCTACAAGAGCGGCGGCTTCAACCTCGACTTCATCAATGAAGACGAACTGGCTGCCAATTCCGGTCTGGAGTTTGGCAAGGAAACTGTCGATGCTTATGAAATCGGCCTGAAGAACGAGTTCTTGAACGGCCGGTTCACGCTGAACCTTGCCGGTTTCTACTCGGGCTATGACGACTATCAGGTGAACCAGTTCGTCGATCTCGGCGGCGGTCGCACATCGATCCGCATCACCAATGCCGCGAAAGTCATCACCCAGGGCATCGAAGCGGAGTTTAACCTTCAGGCTACTGATAACTTCTCCCTGCAAGGATCTGCCGGTTATCTCGATGCCACCTTCGATTCCTTCCCTGGCGGCGGCACAGCCGGCGGCGACGTCTCCGGCAATCAGCTGCCGGGCGCCTCGAAATGGTCGGCCTCCCTTGGCGGTCTCTATACACGCGACCTCCCATCGCTCGGCGCGACGTTCCTCACGCGTCTCGACATGACCTACAAGGATGGGTTCTACACCACGGTGGACAACCAGAAGACCACGACGCTGCCCAGCACACAGGTCGTGCCCTACGGCTATATCGACTCCGTGACGCTGCTGAACGGCCGTGTCGGCCTGCAGAGCGATAATGGACGGTATGAAGTATATCTCTGGGGCCGGAACCTTACGGACGAGGATTATCTGATCGATGATTTCCGCGACTTCCTGGGCACCATCGTCAACCACCCGAACATCGGGCGGACTTACGGCGCTGAACTGGTTGTGAACTTCTGATCGATGACTGATCCTTCTCTGCCGGGAAATGCATCGTATCCCTCCATCGGGGATGCGGTGCTTTCCCGGCGGTTTTCTGCTTCCTATTCGGAAGGCCGCCAGAAGTTTCTCACGTCATGCCGGAACAATGGCTTTGCGTTGAGCAGCCACCACCACCCTTCCCTGAAAGGGCCTTCCGGGGAAGACTTGGCAATAGACGCGGCCTGGCTCGGGCCAGAGAATGCCTCTCGCGTCGTCATTTTCAGCTGCGGAACGCACGGACTGGAAGCCGCACCAGGTGCTGCGACCATGCTCCATTGGCTGGAGACAGGCGGGCCGAGCCGTCTTCCAGGTGATATGGCCGTTCTTCTGATTCATGCAATCAATCCCTTTGGATGGGCGTGGGCGCACCGGATCAATGAGAATGGCATTGATCTGAACCGGAACTTTGCTAGTCGGGACAATGCGCTGCCATCAAATACAGCGTACAAGGATATTCACCACCTCCTTATGGACACCTCAATGGGTGAGGATGGCCTCAGCCGATTTGTGCAAGGGTTCCACAAACTGGCTGCGCAAAAAGGGATGAATACCGCCCTGACTGGCATAACCTCCGGGCAATATGACTTTCCGGACGGACTGAGCTTTGGCGGCGACGCGCTTAGCTGGTCTGGCGAGGTCCTCTTTCAGATCGCCCGTGACCACCTCAGACAGGCGGAAAAGACCGCCCATATCGACTGGCATACCGGCATCGGCGAATACGGGCGGGCGCACTTCATCCTTGATGAACCAAAAGCCTCGGAAAGCTATTCGGTCCTGTCCAGCTGGTGGCCGGATCACACCATCCACTGCGACGATGTCGTTGAGGGTGTGTCGATCTTTTACAATGGCCTCTTCCTTGAGGGACTCCGGAAGGAAATCCGTTCGTTTAGCCTGGCACAGGTCGTGAATGTGACGATCGAATGGGGCACCTATGATGTCGAAAAGATGGTGCAGGCATTGGTCATGGATAACTGGCTGATGCATCGCGCCAACGGTTCGAGCCCGGCTCAGGTCGATGCCGTCCGGAGTGACCTGATCGAACGCTTCTATCCGCGCGACCCAGCCTGGCGCAGCGGCGTGCTGAACGCC
Coding sequences:
- a CDS encoding membrane dipeptidase, whose amino-acid sequence is MGKLTRRALIGGGLVAGTGVAYGAYWLRKRPAAAPLGFEVSDEERAAAIALLDKYPAIDSHAHPGRTFARDASGLAPLLKVYKAQSGFERRTISDMRRGHLAAACFAAVSDFNVLNLAKGKGLEAQRPFNEGEAWESYKVQIGNLKRLAKDGLVTEILAPDQLSNLRPAQRPGAIWTVEGGDFLDGSVERVREAYEDGVRSVTLVHYRTNDLADAMTNSPVHGGLTSDGDAIVREMNRLGMVIDLSHMAEAGAFRALELSTRPVMFTHTHISSAHSYHPRFISLELARAAADAGGIIGAWPAGIEVSDLAGFADRIFQLIDMVGIEHVCLGTDMDANYKPVFDDYRRLPDLVALLRRKGMSEQELAAFLGGNFMRVWSANQSVS
- a CDS encoding isochorismatase family protein, encoding MMTASQPVETASREVGLTEILSASSKAPKAPPKMAQDNTALLLIDIQHLAEPSYHLKNAVEAGLPEDAVRAALSDYEVRFNAAVVQAARVLDAARAAGIPPIHVKIQSMSDTGRDTSQLHSRLGWNFPPGSAGAKFLEPTKPINSEIVITKTASGAFTGTSLDSTLRNMGIEHLIVVGFLTDECVETTIRVALDYGYVTRVVSDATTTYLMESYQATIGKLASYGFALTADEAIEEFASLSATA
- a CDS encoding TetR/AcrR family transcriptional regulator, giving the protein MAFEASSDIKDMANVRAAAKRGIVKKAGYHHGDLRNAIIESVARLIAQKSSLDFQLKDVAKLVGTSTPAIYRHFESKQSLLVETAIAGYAIQEDYRNRAISLSKPSPLARLIAIGHAYVLFGRTHPGYFRLMKSLETEEMLASPEYQSLRKKALDLTTALTRECMEAGLFLEVDMAVVKTSLQTTALGLAHIYSAEQLQYIAPEALDDEQLVARVFEVNLGGLLSAKGKRHVREASQDPFKAER
- a CDS encoding TonB-dependent receptor, yielding MTSKLLMGASCLILSAAAPWATAVAQTESTDTPVAAQGTNGDEEAKVYESIVVTATRRAEKLSEVPIAMSVFGDDAIDQTSVRELSEISEYIPNVSISGHNDFRSVITIRGVGSASRNIGFDSRVGVYVDGVYMGQSPAVNQELLDLERVEVLRGPQGMLFGKNTVAGAISLVTKKPSDEFYGKASVNVGNYNLRELQGMVNLPIAKNVAAKLSISKTDRDGYIDNITTGNDLDTKDVLAYRAQLRITPTDKLEINLAYDGLKTDNKILVGEPLTDTLGIQKVTIAPEPRKVAFDFDPTEDRDVSGAMMDLTYKFDNGFTAKSITGYRDTEANYKNATDYAPVSMLYVEYGDKFEQLSQEFQLISPDDNAFTYMAGLYYYNQSADTNRDVFLGDDFLTAFIQPVVAPSVAPLLNLDPNNLTEAQLAFISSLAGFGPVGSKVINAGTVDTESFAAYFNGSYDFADRWTLGFGLRYSVEDKDVNWLLDGRNSGVFRIGSTNVAPGDSTTVPTPLVNDRRDSFLSPAVSLSYAVTDQSNLYVKYSSGYKSGGFNLDFINEDELAANSGLEFGKETVDAYEIGLKNEFLNGRFTLNLAGFYSGYDDYQVNQFVDLGGGRTSIRITNAAKVITQGIEAEFNLQATDNFSLQGSAGYLDATFDSFPGGGTAGGDVSGNQLPGASKWSASLGGLYTRDLPSLGATFLTRLDMTYKDGFYTTVDNQKTTTLPSTQVVPYGYIDSVTLLNGRVGLQSDNGRYEVYLWGRNLTDEDYLIDDFRDFLGTIVNHPNIGRTYGAELVVNF
- a CDS encoding DUF2817 domain-containing protein; the encoded protein is MTDPSLPGNASYPSIGDAVLSRRFSASYSEGRQKFLTSCRNNGFALSSHHHPSLKGPSGEDLAIDAAWLGPENASRVVIFSCGTHGLEAAPGAATMLHWLETGGPSRLPGDMAVLLIHAINPFGWAWAHRINENGIDLNRNFASRDNALPSNTAYKDIHHLLMDTSMGEDGLSRFVQGFHKLAAQKGMNTALTGITSGQYDFPDGLSFGGDALSWSGEVLFQIARDHLRQAEKTAHIDWHTGIGEYGRAHFILDEPKASESYSVLSSWWPDHTIHCDDVVEGVSIFYNGLFLEGLRKEIRSFSLAQVVNVTIEWGTYDVEKMVQALVMDNWLMHRANGSSPAQVDAVRSDLIERFYPRDPAWRSGVLNASETIYAQAIAGLDNWND